From Candidatus Dormiibacterota bacterium, one genomic window encodes:
- a CDS encoding beta-ketoacyl-[acyl-carrier-protein] synthase family protein, translating to MAAVVTGLGVVSPFGLGVDAYLRGLREGASATRRITLFDPDDLPCQVAAEVPGFDPSAHLDAEDLPRVGRIVPLSIVAAQEALRDAGLPVDPPEGTRGDVGVVIGTGAGAADFAERQYERYYRHGIRRVNPFAISSSVIGMVSSELSIRFGFAGPSHVLSNGCTSSTDAIGYALHAVRRGDQPIVLTGGAEACITLGMMEGFCRMRAAATGWNDRPGKASRPFSRDRSGFVLGEGAFMLVLEDDGHARRRGARVYAEVAGYGSTCDAHHRVHMSAEGAESTRAMELALLSAGAPAEEVDYINLHGTSTRQNDRVETMAVRSLLGGRASGVPASATKSMIGHAQGASGAAGVVATILGMREGFLPPTINYDSPDPECDLDYVPNRARAARPRLALCNCIGFGSKNSAIVLRATDQ from the coding sequence ATGGCCGCCGTCGTCACCGGTCTCGGCGTCGTCTCCCCCTTCGGCCTCGGAGTGGATGCGTACCTGCGCGGCCTGCGCGAGGGAGCGAGCGCCACCCGGCGCATCACCCTCTTCGATCCGGACGACCTGCCCTGCCAGGTGGCGGCCGAGGTCCCGGGATTCGATCCGTCAGCACACCTCGACGCGGAGGACCTGCCGCGCGTCGGCCGGATCGTGCCGCTGTCGATCGTGGCCGCGCAGGAGGCGCTGCGCGACGCCGGGCTGCCGGTGGACCCGCCCGAAGGCACCCGCGGCGACGTCGGCGTCGTGATCGGCACCGGCGCGGGCGCCGCCGATTTCGCCGAGCGCCAGTACGAAAGGTACTACCGACACGGGATCAGGCGCGTCAATCCATTCGCCATCTCGTCCTCCGTCATCGGGATGGTGAGCAGCGAGCTGAGCATCCGCTTCGGGTTCGCCGGCCCGTCGCACGTCCTCAGCAACGGCTGCACCAGCAGCACCGACGCGATCGGCTACGCCCTGCACGCCGTGCGCCGGGGCGATCAGCCGATCGTCCTGACCGGCGGGGCGGAGGCCTGCATCACCCTCGGAATGATGGAGGGGTTCTGCCGGATGCGCGCCGCCGCGACCGGCTGGAACGATCGTCCCGGGAAGGCCTCGCGCCCCTTCAGCCGCGACCGGAGCGGTTTCGTCCTCGGGGAAGGAGCCTTCATGCTGGTCCTCGAGGACGACGGGCACGCGCGGCGGCGCGGAGCCCGCGTCTACGCCGAGGTGGCCGGGTACGGCTCGACCTGCGACGCGCACCACCGGGTCCACATGAGCGCGGAAGGCGCCGAATCGACGCGCGCGATGGAGCTGGCGCTGCTGTCCGCCGGGGCGCCGGCGGAGGAGGTGGACTACATCAACCTGCACGGCACCTCGACCCGGCAGAACGATCGCGTCGAGACGATGGCCGTGAGGAGCCTCCTCGGAGGGCGGGCGAGCGGGGTCCCGGCCTCGGCGACGAAGTCGATGATCGGTCATGCGCAGGGGGCCAGCGGGGCGGCGGGGGTCGTGGCGACGATCCTCGGGATGCGGGAGGGTTTCCTGCCGCCGACGATCAACTACGATTCACCCGATCCCGAGTGCGATCTCGACTACGTGCCGAACCGGGCGCGCGCGGCGCGCCCGCGCCTGGCCCTGTGCAACTGCATCGGCTTCGGCTCGAAGAACTCGGCGATCGTCCTGCGCGCGACCGATCAATGA